Proteins from one Aerosakkonema funiforme FACHB-1375 genomic window:
- the petM gene encoding cytochrome b6-f complex subunit PetM, with translation MSGEIFNAAILSASLVLVGLAMGFVLLKIQGVEK, from the coding sequence ATGAGCGGCGAAATTTTCAATGCAGCTATTTTATCCGCCTCCCTCGTCCTTGTGGGTTTAGCGATGGGCTTTGTCCTCTTAAAAATCCAAGGAGTTGAGAAATAG
- the pdxA gene encoding 4-hydroxythreonine-4-phosphate dehydrogenase PdxA produces MKAGKNLSEQMSVKLKDDRRRPRLAVTLGDPAGIGPEVILKALADPEVVQDCDITVVGSRSLLEKIYLNLSDSAECRQILANTADLSILNVDLDADLGKIAAGSGNAASGAASFAYMETAIAHTLSGEFDAIVTGPIAKSAWKAAGYDYPGQTELLAERAGVRRFGMLFVAQSPHTDWTLRTLLVTTHIPLRQVADTLTPQLMSAKLDLLVECLRQDFAIAKPRIVIAGLNPHSGEQGQLGREELDWLIPWLEEERKSRPETILDGPVPPDTMWVKPGQAWFGKGEKVPAADGYLALYHDQGLIPVKLMAFDRAVNTTIGLPFIRTSPDHGTAFDIAGKGIADATSMKAALRLAVELANQRVNGKV; encoded by the coding sequence ATGAAAGCTGGAAAAAATTTGTCTGAGCAAATGTCTGTTAAGCTCAAAGACGATCGTCGGCGTCCCCGCTTGGCTGTCACTCTGGGAGATCCGGCTGGCATTGGGCCGGAGGTGATTCTGAAGGCGCTGGCAGATCCAGAAGTTGTCCAAGATTGCGATATTACGGTGGTGGGCAGTCGATCGCTACTAGAAAAAATTTATCTTAATTTGTCTGATTCGGCTGAATGTAGGCAGATTTTGGCAAATACAGCCGATTTATCGATCCTAAATGTGGATTTGGATGCGGATTTGGGTAAGATTGCCGCTGGAAGTGGTAATGCTGCTAGCGGTGCGGCGAGTTTTGCTTATATGGAAACTGCGATCGCACACACTCTTTCCGGTGAGTTTGACGCTATTGTCACTGGGCCGATCGCTAAATCGGCATGGAAAGCTGCTGGTTACGATTATCCCGGTCAGACAGAACTATTGGCAGAACGGGCTGGCGTGCGGCGGTTCGGGATGTTGTTTGTCGCGCAATCGCCTCACACCGATTGGACTCTTCGCACTCTACTCGTTACCACACATATTCCTCTGCGTCAAGTAGCCGATACTCTGACACCGCAGTTGATGAGTGCGAAACTGGATTTGCTGGTGGAGTGCTTGCGACAAGATTTTGCGATCGCAAAACCGAGAATTGTCATTGCTGGATTAAACCCCCACAGTGGCGAACAGGGACAATTGGGACGGGAAGAACTGGATTGGTTAATTCCCTGGTTGGAGGAAGAACGCAAGAGCAGACCTGAGACAATTCTAGATGGCCCTGTGCCGCCGGATACCATGTGGGTGAAACCGGGTCAAGCTTGGTTTGGCAAAGGGGAAAAAGTACCTGCGGCTGATGGTTATTTAGCTTTGTACCACGATCAAGGATTGATTCCGGTCAAGTTAATGGCATTCGATCGGGCTGTAAATACTACCATCGGTTTGCCATTTATCCGTACTTCCCCGGATCACGGCACGGCGTTTGATATTGCGGGTAAGGGTATTGCCGATGCTACCAGTATGAAAGCAGCATTGCGGTTAGCAGTTGAATTGGCAAATCAGAGGGTAAATGGAAAAGTTTGA
- a CDS encoding phosphodiester glycosidase family protein, translated as MQTFFTINLKQQIFISLFFAYLCSNNILSASEQISTPSVIPPGFDAVKTTKGVTLYQKNTEYVQIVDLSKGASVKLLNGDITNAGKKQGAYGGDDPQMQRQTLNQAWLNLNSSNPNAFCITNGQFFSTNSQPATNLAFPVKVNGKVISDGYAGESEYPTEKLMLEINSDRADITTFNGRSSLYSSAAPNLIVGLHENADKSINKEVGRTFVGVKDRDSNGTYETVLIFNSTAATQAHATETLRSFGADKVIMLDGGGSTQLICEGESYITSPRTIPQMLGVVSAPKPH; from the coding sequence ATGCAAACATTTTTTACTATAAACCTAAAACAGCAAATTTTTATTTCTCTTTTCTTTGCGTACCTTTGCTCCAATAACATACTAAGCGCGTCAGAGCAAATTTCTACCCCTTCTGTAATTCCGCCTGGATTTGATGCAGTTAAAACTACTAAAGGAGTTACGCTTTACCAAAAAAATACAGAATATGTACAAATAGTTGATTTGAGCAAAGGTGCATCTGTTAAATTGCTGAATGGAGATATTACCAATGCTGGTAAAAAGCAAGGTGCTTACGGAGGAGACGACCCGCAAATGCAACGCCAAACTCTCAACCAAGCATGGTTAAATTTAAATTCATCCAATCCAAATGCTTTTTGTATAACTAACGGTCAATTCTTCAGCACTAACAGCCAACCTGCCACAAATTTAGCCTTTCCAGTGAAAGTTAATGGCAAAGTTATCAGCGATGGATATGCGGGAGAAAGTGAATATCCCACAGAAAAGTTAATGTTGGAAATAAATAGCGATCGCGCCGACATAACAACCTTCAACGGCAGAAGCTCTCTTTACTCATCTGCCGCACCAAATTTGATTGTAGGATTGCATGAAAATGCCGATAAATCTATCAACAAAGAAGTTGGTAGGACATTTGTAGGCGTTAAAGATCGCGACTCTAACGGCACTTACGAAACAGTTTTAATTTTTAACTCTACAGCGGCGACTCAAGCACACGCAACTGAGACGCTCAGAAGTTTTGGGGCTGATAAAGTAATCATGTTAGATGGGGGCGGTTCTACACAATTAATTTGTGAGGGAGAAAGTTATATTACATCTCCAAGAACAATTCCCCAAATGCTTGGCGTGGTAAGCGCACCCAAGCCGCACTAA
- a CDS encoding glycosyltransferase, producing MHILIIALGSRGDVQPYVALGKGLKEAGHVVRLITYKNFEMLVSSCGLEFWPVKGNVQEIIESKEMRELLEKGNFLAITSRTAKEAQRTTINLAEEGLAACQGIDLLIAGIGGLYLAISLAEKLALPLIQAYVVPFTATKAFPGVLFPQSLSKLGGAVNRLSHHLIRQILWQGFRTADNLARQQVLDLPTAPFWGPYNSPSLHNSPILYGLSSSVIPKPSDWDGNTHVTGYWFLDSASDWTPSSALMEFLQNGSPPVYIGFGSMSNRKPEETADLVLQALARTQQRAILLSGWDGLRAENLPDTVFIVDSVPHSWLFPRVAAIVHHGGAGTTAASLRAGVPSIVIPFFGDQTFWGQRVAELGVGPAPIPRKLLTVERLAQAIQQAVSDRTMRQRAANLGAKIQAEDGIANAVAVVKEIEKRGLVNR from the coding sequence ATGCACATTTTGATTATTGCACTGGGAAGTCGAGGAGATGTTCAACCTTATGTTGCTTTGGGAAAAGGCTTAAAAGAAGCCGGTCATGTCGTGCGATTAATAACATATAAAAACTTTGAAATGCTAGTCAGTTCCTGCGGACTAGAATTTTGGCCTGTCAAGGGTAATGTGCAAGAAATTATCGAAAGCAAAGAAATGCGCGAGCTTTTGGAGAAAGGGAATTTTCTTGCCATTACCTCACGGACAGCAAAAGAAGCTCAACGCACAACTATTAATTTAGCTGAGGAAGGTTTAGCTGCCTGTCAGGGAATAGATCTGCTGATTGCTGGTATTGGAGGACTCTATCTTGCTATCTCCCTGGCAGAGAAACTGGCGCTGCCATTGATTCAAGCTTACGTCGTTCCTTTTACAGCCACAAAAGCTTTTCCCGGTGTTTTATTTCCTCAGTCCCTATCCAAACTGGGAGGTGCTGTGAATCGATTATCTCATCATTTAATTCGACAAATACTATGGCAGGGATTTCGCACAGCCGATAACTTAGCGCGACAGCAGGTGCTGGACTTACCGACAGCCCCGTTTTGGGGGCCATACAATTCTCCTAGTTTGCATAATTCTCCCATTCTCTACGGTTTGAGTTCATCAGTGATACCCAAACCGTCTGATTGGGATGGCAATACTCATGTTACCGGTTATTGGTTTTTAGATTCAGCATCTGATTGGACTCCATCTTCAGCTTTGATGGAGTTTCTGCAAAACGGTTCGCCTCCTGTTTATATTGGGTTTGGCAGTATGAGCAATCGAAAGCCGGAAGAAACTGCCGATCTCGTTTTACAAGCTCTGGCAAGAACTCAACAACGTGCCATATTACTCTCAGGCTGGGATGGTTTGCGTGCAGAAAATTTACCGGATACGGTTTTTATTGTGGATTCTGTACCTCATTCCTGGTTGTTTCCCCGTGTTGCAGCGATCGTACATCATGGCGGTGCTGGTACAACAGCCGCCAGTCTCAGGGCAGGTGTTCCTTCGATTGTGATTCCATTCTTTGGCGATCAGACCTTTTGGGGGCAGCGCGTAGCGGAATTAGGTGTTGGGCCAGCACCGATTCCACGTAAGCTACTAACAGTTGAACGACTTGCACAAGCGATTCAACAGGCGGTGAGCGATCGCACAATGCGTCAACGTGCAGCTAATCTGGGGGCGAAAATCCAAGCTGAAGATGGAATTGCAAATGCAGTTGCTGTCGTGAAGGAAATCGAAAAACGTGGGCTTGTCAATCGATGA
- a CDS encoding alkene reductase — translation MIANVNLFTPFKLGRYELPNRIVMAPLTRMRAGAGNVPTSLNATYYVQRVSAGLIIAEATQISPEGAGYPNTPGIYSAEQVAGWRLVTDAVHAHGGRIFLQLWHVGRISHPSLQPGGELPVAPSAIAPEGEAITHDGPKPFVTPRALETAEIPGIVEQYRQAAENALAAGFDGVEIHSANGYLLDQFLQDGTNKRTDKYGGSIENRARLLLEVTEAVVSVWGGDRVGVRLSPSGTFGSMHDSNREALFTYVVSALNRFNLGYLHIVEPRINGNITVEDRVSNLNTRYFRAIFNGTLMTAGGYDREEGNAVLAAGDADLVAYGRLFIANPDLPERFALNAPLNKPDRSTFYGGNASGYIDYPTLALQTA, via the coding sequence ATGATCGCGAACGTCAATCTTTTTACACCATTTAAACTCGGTCGTTACGAACTGCCAAACCGAATTGTCATGGCTCCCTTAACGCGGATGCGTGCTGGTGCGGGAAACGTTCCAACTTCTTTAAATGCTACTTATTACGTACAAAGAGTTTCGGCTGGCTTAATTATTGCCGAAGCAACTCAAATTTCTCCTGAAGGCGCTGGATATCCCAACACTCCAGGTATTTATTCAGCAGAACAAGTTGCCGGGTGGCGACTGGTAACAGATGCAGTCCACGCTCATGGGGGACGCATTTTTTTGCAACTTTGGCACGTCGGACGAATTTCTCACCCATCCCTACAACCGGGGGGAGAACTGCCAGTTGCACCAAGCGCGATCGCACCCGAAGGCGAAGCAATTACCCACGATGGGCCAAAACCTTTCGTAACGCCACGTGCATTAGAAACAGCAGAAATTCCCGGAATTGTCGAACAATATCGTCAAGCAGCAGAAAACGCACTCGCCGCTGGTTTTGACGGCGTAGAAATCCACAGCGCCAATGGTTATCTGCTCGATCAATTTTTACAAGATGGTACAAACAAACGCACAGACAAATATGGCGGTTCGATTGAAAATCGCGCTCGTTTGCTATTAGAAGTAACAGAAGCGGTTGTGAGCGTTTGGGGTGGCGATCGCGTCGGCGTGCGTCTCTCCCCCAGCGGTACATTCGGTAGTATGCACGATTCCAACCGCGAGGCATTATTCACCTATGTAGTTTCTGCCCTCAACCGCTTTAACCTCGGTTATCTTCACATTGTCGAACCCAGGATTAATGGAAATATCACTGTTGAAGATCGCGTCTCAAATTTAAACACCAGATATTTCCGTGCCATTTTTAACGGTACCCTGATGACAGCAGGCGGTTACGATCGGGAAGAAGGAAATGCTGTTTTGGCTGCTGGCGATGCAGATTTAGTTGCTTACGGTCGATTATTTATCGCCAATCCAGATTTACCAGAGCGTTTTGCGCTCAATGCACCTTTAAACAAGCCCGATCGATCGACTTTTTACGGTGGAAACGCTTCGGGATATATCGATTACCCAACTCTTGCACTACAGACTGCATAG
- the trxA gene encoding thioredoxin, whose translation MSDNSKYVTLTDDNFQSEVLASAVPVVVDFWAPWCGPCRVIGPSIAELAADFEGQAKVGKLNVDRCDRTAKEYNIQAIPTLLFFKDGQVVDRLTGVTPKQALADKINALLQEKSLIANG comes from the coding sequence ATGTCTGACAACTCCAAATACGTCACCCTGACAGATGACAATTTTCAGAGCGAAGTCCTTGCCAGCGCGGTTCCAGTTGTTGTAGATTTCTGGGCTCCTTGGTGCGGGCCATGTCGAGTCATCGGGCCATCGATCGCAGAATTGGCAGCTGATTTTGAAGGTCAAGCCAAGGTGGGCAAGTTGAATGTCGATCGGTGCGATCGCACCGCCAAAGAGTACAACATCCAAGCTATTCCAACTTTGCTCTTTTTCAAAGATGGTCAAGTTGTCGATCGCCTGACTGGTGTAACTCCAAAGCAAGCGCTTGCCGACAAAATCAACGCCCTACTTCAGGAAAAAAGCTTAATAGCTAATGGCTAA
- a CDS encoding ArsR/SmtB family transcription factor, whose protein sequence is MAKNDIEQRAKIFAALSDPTRLRIVEMLAEREEIASSEIANQVGISLALFCHHSRTLTEAGLLQTRKDGQTKYNSLNRELLVDCLGSLKGLADNMQEVDL, encoded by the coding sequence ATGGCCAAAAATGACATCGAACAACGCGCTAAAATCTTTGCAGCTCTCTCAGATCCGACAAGATTGCGGATCGTGGAGATGCTTGCTGAGCGTGAGGAGATCGCCAGTTCCGAGATAGCCAATCAAGTGGGGATTAGTCTGGCGCTGTTTTGTCACCACTCCAGGACGTTGACCGAGGCGGGGTTACTCCAAACGCGAAAAGATGGCCAAACCAAGTACAATTCGCTCAATCGCGAGCTACTGGTTGATTGCTTGGGTAGTTTGAAAGGACTTGCGGATAATATGCAAGAGGTGGATTTATAA